In one window of candidate division KSB1 bacterium DNA:
- a CDS encoding BrnA antitoxin family protein — MPKSDLKRIDKMRDQDIDYSDIPPLTEEQLASMQPWREVLSALAREKTRVTISLDADVLKWFKKLAQNSGGKSYQALMNAVLRQYIELHQVPRQKSRRLVKQEELPAVE, encoded by the coding sequence ATGCCCAAAAGCGATCTGAAACGAATTGATAAAATGCGAGATCAGGATATTGATTATTCCGATATTCCTCCTTTAACTGAGGAGCAACTCGCGTCAATGCAGCCATGGCGTGAAGTGCTGTCCGCGCTGGCGCGTGAAAAAACTCGTGTTACCATCAGTTTGGACGCAGACGTTCTCAAATGGTTTAAAAAGTTGGCTCAAAATAGCGGCGGCAAAAGTTATCAGGCTTTAATGAATGCAGTGCTCCGGCAATATATAGAGCTTCACCAAGTTCCTCGCCAGAAAAGCCGGCGGCTGGTGAAGCAGGAAGAATTGCCGGCTGTAGAATAA
- a CDS encoding S9 family peptidase encodes MSKPTQRISVSLLFITLIAPTLIAQTPEKRLLTLDDLFTLREVSDPQISPDGGWVVYTVSATEVKDDKKNSDLWMTSWDGAKTIQLTFSKENEHTPRWSPDGKYLAFLSSRNVEDETDQVWLINRAGGEAEKVTDFKGGVNDYVWSPDGKRLALIVQDPDSEAVALKKDEKKTPKPIVLDRFQFKKDEAGYLRHFRQHLYIFDLATRKADLLTPGNDDEYFPAWSPDNSSLVFVSKRGPEADRHDNYDLYVIEAKAGAKARQLTTFEGADCHPDWESRPAWSPDGKFIAYLQGGPPKLIYYAIYQIAIIPAAGGQPKLLAPIDRNMHAPQWSSDGTALYFLLEEDRARWLAKAPASGGNVEHLVKDRCEISDFDIAPDGKIVLLASRPHEPPEVFALDQQAPTAVWLRPLARKNNDWLARLKFGAVEEISFKNKDGMTINGFVVKPPSYQAGKKYPAILRIHGGPVYQFSNEFMFDWQLFAARGYVVVAANPRGSSGRGEKFATAIYADWGNKDAQDVLAAVDYVVAQGLADRERLGVGGWSYGGMLTNYVIAQDTRFKAAVSGSSISNILAGYGTDQYIREYEMELGVPWKNLNAWLRVSFPFFRADRIVTPTLFLCGQDDFNVPLLNSEQMYQALRSLGIDTQLVIYPGQFHSITKPSYQRDRLERYLGWYDKYLMPKETRATSAEGGK; translated from the coding sequence ATGAGCAAACCAACTCAACGCATTTCCGTTTCTCTGCTTTTTATCACGTTGATTGCTCCGACATTGATCGCGCAAACGCCGGAGAAACGCCTGCTCACCCTCGATGATCTCTTTACACTGCGCGAGGTTAGCGACCCGCAAATTTCTCCGGATGGCGGCTGGGTGGTTTATACCGTCAGCGCCACCGAGGTGAAAGATGATAAAAAGAACAGCGACCTGTGGATGACGAGCTGGGACGGCGCGAAGACGATTCAGCTTACCTTCAGCAAAGAAAACGAGCACACGCCGCGCTGGAGCCCCGATGGCAAATATCTCGCGTTTCTTTCCAGCCGAAATGTTGAAGATGAAACCGATCAGGTTTGGCTGATAAATCGCGCGGGCGGCGAGGCGGAGAAGGTCACCGACTTCAAAGGCGGGGTGAATGATTACGTTTGGTCGCCGGACGGCAAGCGCCTGGCGCTGATCGTGCAAGACCCCGATTCGGAGGCGGTGGCGCTCAAAAAAGATGAGAAGAAAACACCGAAGCCGATTGTCCTCGACCGCTTTCAATTCAAAAAAGACGAGGCCGGTTATTTGCGTCATTTTCGCCAGCATCTTTACATTTTCGATCTGGCGACGCGCAAAGCGGATTTGCTGACGCCCGGCAATGATGATGAATATTTTCCAGCCTGGTCACCCGACAACTCGTCGCTGGTTTTTGTGAGCAAACGCGGGCCGGAGGCGGATCGCCACGACAATTACGATTTATATGTTATCGAGGCCAAAGCCGGAGCCAAAGCTCGCCAACTCACGACATTCGAAGGCGCGGATTGCCATCCGGATTGGGAGAGCCGGCCGGCTTGGAGCCCCGACGGCAAGTTCATTGCTTATCTGCAAGGCGGGCCGCCGAAGCTGATTTATTATGCCATTTATCAAATCGCCATTATTCCGGCAGCAGGCGGGCAGCCCAAATTGCTGGCGCCGATTGATCGCAACATGCATGCACCGCAATGGTCGAGCGATGGCACGGCGCTTTATTTTTTGCTGGAGGAAGATCGTGCCAGGTGGCTCGCCAAAGCGCCGGCAAGCGGCGGAAATGTCGAGCACCTCGTGAAAGATCGATGCGAAATCAGTGATTTCGATATCGCGCCGGACGGCAAAATCGTTTTGCTCGCGAGCCGTCCGCACGAGCCGCCTGAAGTCTTTGCGCTCGATCAACAGGCGCCTACGGCCGTATGGCTGCGGCCGCTGGCGCGCAAAAATAACGACTGGCTGGCCAGGCTCAAATTCGGCGCGGTCGAAGAAATCAGTTTTAAAAACAAAGACGGCATGACGATCAACGGTTTTGTGGTGAAACCGCCGAGCTACCAAGCAGGCAAAAAATATCCGGCGATTCTGCGCATTCACGGCGGGCCGGTGTACCAATTCAGCAACGAGTTCATGTTCGATTGGCAGCTTTTTGCGGCGCGCGGCTACGTCGTGGTGGCGGCAAACCCGCGCGGCAGTTCCGGCCGCGGCGAAAAATTTGCCACGGCGATTTATGCGGATTGGGGAAATAAAGATGCGCAGGATGTTTTGGCGGCGGTTGATTATGTGGTGGCGCAAGGCCTGGCGGATCGCGAGCGGCTCGGCGTCGGCGGCTGGAGTTACGGCGGCATGTTGACGAATTACGTTATCGCGCAGGACACGCGCTTCAAAGCCGCGGTGAGCGGCTCGAGCATTTCGAACATTCTTGCCGGCTACGGCACCGATCAATATATTCGCGAGTATGAAATGGAGCTTGGCGTGCCGTGGAAAAATCTCAATGCTTGGCTGCGGGTTTCCTTTCCCTTCTTTCGCGCCGATCGCATCGTCACGCCGACGCTCTTTTTGTGCGGCCAGGATGATTTCAACGTGCCGCTGCTCAATTCCGAGCAAATGTATCAAGCCTTGCGCAGTCTCGGCATCGACACGCAGCTCGTGATTTACCCGGGCCAATTTCACAGCATCACCAAGCCGAGTTATCAGCGGGATCGGCTGGAGCGTTATCTGGGCTGGTACGACAAATATCTCATGCCGAAGGAGACGAGAGCAACATCAGCCGAAGGAGGAAAATAG
- a CDS encoding endonuclease/exonuclease/phosphatase family protein translates to MKIKLGTFNLFDLALPNQALREKKMYSTGEYEKKTSWIAEQLIAMDADIVGFQEVFHKAALDKAVKKSGIYGDHHSPVVLGETGTSPVVGLVSRYPVILLESIPDFPPESLIMFENDCVPISKFRCPLLKARIRLPNGNPVIVFVVHLKSKRPLIDQSLKHDAKAQAIGKAKSLIVRAAEAAALRCILIDELKNNQMPVVVLGDLNDTGQSVTTNIITDSPPSKKLDFEKRKIIWDQFLYSAADLQLRRSYRDVYYTHLHDGHHESLDHILLSEEFSPTNPDRIGFFEYMRVFNDHLIDQKLANEEIPIWQSDHGQVIVSIELY, encoded by the coding sequence ATGAAAATCAAACTCGGAACCTTCAATTTGTTCGATCTCGCCCTGCCCAATCAGGCTCTTCGCGAAAAGAAGATGTATTCCACCGGCGAATATGAAAAGAAAACAAGCTGGATCGCCGAGCAATTGATCGCGATGGATGCCGACATCGTGGGCTTTCAAGAGGTTTTTCACAAAGCCGCCTTGGACAAGGCCGTCAAAAAAAGCGGCATCTATGGTGACCATCATTCCCCCGTCGTTTTGGGGGAAACCGGAACGTCCCCGGTGGTCGGCCTGGTTTCGCGATATCCGGTCATTTTGCTTGAAAGCATTCCCGATTTTCCACCAGAGAGTCTGATCATGTTTGAAAATGATTGCGTCCCAATCAGCAAATTTCGCTGTCCGCTGCTGAAAGCCAGGATCAGACTTCCGAATGGAAATCCGGTTATTGTTTTCGTGGTTCATTTAAAATCGAAGCGTCCGCTTATCGACCAAAGCCTCAAACATGATGCAAAAGCGCAGGCCATCGGCAAAGCCAAGTCGCTGATCGTGCGGGCGGCGGAGGCTGCGGCGCTGCGCTGCATTTTGATCGACGAGCTCAAAAACAATCAAATGCCCGTTGTCGTGCTGGGCGACTTGAACGACACCGGCCAAAGCGTGACCACAAATATCATTACCGATTCACCGCCTTCCAAAAAACTCGATTTTGAAAAACGAAAAATCATCTGGGATCAATTTCTCTACAGCGCCGCGGATCTTCAGCTCAGACGAAGCTATCGTGATGTGTATTACACGCATCTGCACGACGGCCACCACGAGTCGCTCGATCACATTCTCTTGTCCGAAGAATTTTCGCCGACCAATCCCGATCGGATCGGTTTCTTTGAATACATGCGGGTGTTCAATGATCATTTGATCGACCAAAAACTAGCCAACGAGGAGATCCCGATATGGCAGTCCGATCATGGGCAAGTCATCGTCTCGATCGAGCTGTACTGA
- a CDS encoding thiamine pyrophosphate-binding protein, protein MHGGDYVAEVLKAQGVKFLFTLCGGHISPILVGCKHRGIRVIDVRHEATAVFAADAVARLTGVSGVAAVTAGPGVTNTMTAVKNAQLAQSPVVILGGATATALQGRGALQDIDQMALFKPHVKWAKSVRKVRDLVPVLEQAFTISKGAVPGPVFVECPVDLLYDEAVVREWYGVKSSGGRSLGERALKWYLNDHVNRLFAEADDIKFSPQINVAPPSPSSADIHKAAEKLQRAERPVLLVGSQALLEASEAAQIAAALERLGIPVYLSGMARGLLGKQHPLLMRHKRREALKEADLVILAGVPCDFRLDYGRHIRRSSYLISANRSRTDLKKNRRPQLGVLGDPGWFLRRLAEELPPERRWARWREQLRQRDETREKEISQQAAEPTELLNPLHLCREIEKVMPPNSMIVADGGDFVATASYIVSPSGPLTWLDPGVFGTLGVGAGFALGAKLCRPETEVWILFGDGSVGYSLSEFDTFVRHQIPVIAVVGNDACWMQIAREQIELLKDDVGTALRFTDYHAVVEGFGGKGFLLKDSQHIYEILQQAREAASQGHPVLVNAHLGKTAFRKGSVSM, encoded by the coding sequence ATGCACGGCGGCGATTACGTTGCCGAAGTTCTCAAAGCCCAGGGCGTCAAGTTTCTCTTCACCTTGTGCGGCGGGCACATTTCGCCGATTCTCGTCGGCTGCAAACACCGCGGCATTCGTGTCATTGACGTGCGGCATGAAGCCACGGCCGTGTTTGCGGCGGATGCGGTGGCGCGTCTCACCGGTGTTTCCGGGGTTGCGGCGGTGACAGCCGGGCCGGGCGTCACCAACACCATGACGGCGGTCAAAAATGCCCAGCTCGCGCAATCGCCGGTTGTTATTTTGGGCGGCGCAACCGCAACAGCGCTGCAAGGACGCGGGGCTTTGCAAGATATCGATCAAATGGCGCTGTTCAAGCCGCATGTAAAATGGGCGAAGTCTGTTCGTAAAGTCCGCGACCTGGTTCCGGTGCTCGAACAAGCGTTTACAATTTCGAAGGGTGCTGTGCCGGGCCCGGTGTTTGTCGAATGTCCGGTCGATTTGCTTTATGACGAAGCTGTCGTGCGCGAATGGTACGGCGTGAAATCATCCGGTGGTCGCTCACTGGGGGAACGCGCGTTAAAATGGTATCTCAATGATCATGTCAATCGGCTTTTCGCTGAAGCCGATGACATCAAATTTTCCCCGCAGATCAATGTTGCGCCACCATCGCCAAGCTCTGCCGATATTCACAAGGCTGCAGAGAAATTGCAACGCGCTGAACGCCCGGTGCTGCTCGTTGGCAGCCAGGCTCTGCTCGAAGCCTCGGAAGCGGCGCAAATCGCTGCGGCGTTGGAGCGTTTGGGCATTCCGGTTTATCTCTCCGGCATGGCGCGCGGACTGCTCGGCAAGCAGCATCCACTGCTGATGCGGCACAAACGCCGCGAGGCGCTCAAAGAAGCTGATCTCGTCATCCTCGCCGGTGTGCCGTGCGATTTTCGGTTGGATTACGGCCGGCACATTCGGCGCAGCTCGTATCTCATTTCCGCCAATCGCAGCCGCACGGATTTGAAAAAAAATCGACGCCCCCAACTCGGTGTGCTTGGCGACCCTGGCTGGTTCTTGCGCCGGCTTGCGGAGGAGTTGCCGCCGGAAAGACGCTGGGCGAGGTGGCGCGAACAATTGCGGCAACGCGATGAGACGCGTGAGAAAGAAATTTCCCAACAAGCCGCCGAGCCAACCGAATTGTTGAACCCCCTCCATCTCTGCCGTGAAATTGAAAAAGTGATGCCGCCCAACAGCATGATCGTTGCCGATGGCGGTGATTTTGTGGCAACGGCTTCGTATATTGTGAGCCCGTCCGGGCCGCTCACCTGGCTGGATCCCGGCGTCTTCGGCACGCTCGGCGTCGGCGCCGGCTTCGCGCTCGGCGCCAAACTCTGCCGCCCCGAAACCGAGGTGTGGATTTTATTTGGCGACGGCTCGGTGGGCTACAGCTTATCGGAATTCGATACCTTCGTGCGTCATCAAATTCCGGTGATCGCTGTCGTTGGCAACGATGCCTGCTGGATGCAAATCGCGCGCGAGCAAATTGAACTGCTCAAAGATGATGTCGGCACGGCTTTACGTTTTACGGATTATCACGCGGTTGTCGAGGGCTTCGGTGGCAAAGGCTTTTTGCTCAAAGACTCGCAACACATTTACGAAATTCTGCAACAAGCCAGAGAAGCGGCATCGCAAGGCCACCCGGTGCTGGTGAATGCCCATCTCGGCAAAACCGCATTTCGCAAAGGCTCGGTTTCAATGTAA
- a CDS encoding AAA family ATPase: MQNSGLTILASPSPPPLIAIDEPETGLHPSILPIIAEYAVDAASRTQVIFTTHAPQFLDAFTDTKPTTSVTKWENGETTLKVLEGEQLDYWLKEYSLGALFKSGELEEME, encoded by the coding sequence GTGCAAAATTCAGGTCTTACGATTTTGGCCAGCCCCTCACCTCCGCCGCTCATAGCAATTGACGAGCCGGAAACCGGTCTGCATCCTTCAATCTTGCCAATTATTGCCGAATACGCCGTCGATGCTGCTTCGCGAACACAAGTGATTTTCACCACTCATGCTCCCCAATTTTTGGATGCATTCACAGACACCAAGCCGACGACGTCAGTGACAAAATGGGAAAATGGTGAAACAACACTCAAGGTTCTCGAAGGCGAACAGCTCGATTATTGGCTGAAAGAATATTCTTTAGGTGCGCTCTTCAAATCAGGAGAATTGGAGGAAATGGAATGA
- a CDS encoding NADH:flavin oxidoreductase — MHYRRIASLKTAEDFRHHLARLQSDLSFDEKLESGPSSPLAQPCQLANGFKIGNRFAILPMEGWDGTADGKPTAPTIRRWQRFGQSGAKLIWGGEAVAVREDGRANPRQLFINEKNLGDLAALREKLVKAHEAVHGRSDDLLIGLQLTHSGRFAHPHRQHRGEPKILYHHPILDKKFSLAPETPVISDDDIALLVDDFVKASAFAYRAGFAFVDIKHCHGYLGHEFLSAVDRPGRYGGSFENRTRFLREVVAGIRTKVPGLGLGVRFSAFDFVPFHPGPDGIGQPEQIEEKYRYAFGGDGTGVGIDLAEPYQFLDLLANLQIQLVCVTAGSPYYNPHIQRPALFPPSDGYQPPEDPLVGVARQIHVTAKLKRYRPDLIYVGSGCSYLQEWLPHVAQNIVRTGQVDFVGYGRMVLSYPDLAADVLAGKSLQHKLLCRTFSDCTTAPRNGLISGCYPLDEYYKERPEAETLGQVKQKGAERMKSQKTKLDLSEKVM; from the coding sequence ATGCATTACCGACGTATCGCCAGCTTAAAAACCGCCGAAGACTTTCGCCATCACCTCGCGCGGTTGCAAAGCGATCTGTCTTTTGATGAAAAATTAGAGAGCGGACCGAGCTCACCGTTGGCGCAACCTTGTCAACTGGCCAATGGGTTTAAAATCGGCAACCGCTTCGCGATTCTGCCAATGGAAGGATGGGATGGCACGGCCGACGGCAAACCGACCGCGCCGACTATTCGGCGATGGCAGCGCTTTGGTCAAAGCGGGGCAAAATTGATTTGGGGAGGGGAAGCCGTAGCCGTGCGTGAAGATGGCCGCGCCAATCCACGTCAACTTTTCATTAACGAAAAAAATCTCGGCGATCTAGCCGCCTTGCGCGAAAAATTGGTGAAAGCTCACGAAGCGGTGCATGGCCGCAGCGATGATTTGCTGATCGGCTTGCAACTCACACATTCCGGCCGGTTCGCGCACCCCCATCGTCAGCATCGCGGCGAGCCGAAAATTCTGTATCATCATCCGATTCTCGACAAAAAATTTAGCCTTGCGCCCGAAACACCGGTGATCTCTGATGATGACATCGCGTTGCTCGTCGATGATTTCGTCAAAGCTTCGGCATTCGCCTACCGCGCCGGTTTTGCCTTCGTCGATATTAAACATTGCCACGGTTATTTGGGTCATGAATTTCTCAGCGCCGTGGATCGCCCCGGCCGTTACGGCGGCAGTTTCGAGAATCGTACGCGTTTTTTGCGCGAAGTCGTCGCCGGCATTCGCACCAAGGTGCCCGGTCTCGGCCTCGGCGTGCGTTTCAGCGCTTTTGATTTTGTTCCATTTCATCCGGGACCGGATGGCATCGGGCAACCAGAGCAAATTGAAGAAAAATATCGCTACGCCTTCGGCGGCGACGGCACCGGCGTTGGCATCGATCTCGCCGAGCCGTATCAATTTCTCGACTTGCTCGCGAATTTGCAGATTCAACTCGTCTGCGTCACAGCGGGAAGTCCCTATTACAATCCGCACATTCAACGGCCGGCGCTCTTCCCGCCGTCGGATGGTTATCAACCGCCCGAGGATCCGCTTGTCGGTGTGGCGCGGCAAATTCATGTGACTGCCAAACTCAAACGTTATCGTCCCGATCTCATTTACGTCGGCAGCGGCTGCTCCTATTTGCAAGAATGGCTGCCCCATGTCGCACAAAATATTGTTCGCACCGGACAGGTTGATTTTGTTGGTTATGGTCGCATGGTTTTGTCATATCCCGATTTGGCCGCCGACGTGCTCGCTGGAAAATCCTTGCAACACAAACTTCTTTGTCGTACCTTCAGCGACTGCACCACCGCGCCGCGCAATGGTTTGATTTCGGGATGTTATCCGCTGGATGAGTATTATAAAGAGAGACCAGAAGCGGAAACATTAGGCCAGGTCAAACAAAAAGGAGCCGAGCGCATGAAATCGCAAAAAACCAAACTTGACCTTTCCGAAAAAGTTATGTAG
- the lon gene encoding endopeptidase La: MSSEKHESETMELSIPQILPLLPLRNTVIFPQQILPLSIGREKSVRLIEDAMRSNRLLLVVAQRDGRVDDPTIEDLFAWGTISLIMKIFKMPDGTHSAMVQGIARGRILDYVQTEPYLKVAVQPYLAETAEGMDVDAMVMNLRGQFQRAVELAPYLTPEHAMLVMNTDSPGRLADVIAWNLNLQMNDKQEILELTDVHQRLEKITLLLSKELQILELGSKIQSEVQGEISKNQREYYLREQLKAIKRELGEEEDERSEINELRKRLEEAKLPEEARKVAEKELERLTKIPPAAAEYTVSRTYIDWLLELPWSKSTDDNLDVNIARQVLDEDHYDLEKVKKRILEYLAVRQLKADMKGPILCFVGPPGVGKTSLGRSIARALGRKFVRISLGGVHDEAEVRGHRRTYIGALPGRIIQGLKKAGSNNPIFMLDEIDKVGADYRGDPSSALLEVLDPEQNFSFSDHYLEVPFDLSKVMFIATANLEDPIHPALKDRMEVIELPGYTAEDKIRIAEKFLVPKQLEAHGIKPGQLVFEKEALEHIISSYTREAGVRNLEREIANVCRGVAKEIVEAKSNGTTEFAERSITKDDIHKYLGVVKYFSDVKERTRRTGVATGLAWTAVGGDILFVEATKMRGKGNLSLTGSLGDVMKESAHAALSYIRSKAKQYDIDEDVFDKIDLHVHVPAGAIPKDGPSAGVTMFTALMSLLTDRAVANDVAMTGEITLRGLVLPIGGVKEKVLAAKRAGINKVILPEKNQKDLEEIPQHVRDSMQFFFVKEMDDVIKLALSRKPKKPLTDAALEPPPPPPPPQPAMA; this comes from the coding sequence ATGAGCAGTGAAAAACACGAAAGTGAAACCATGGAATTGAGCATACCGCAAATATTGCCGCTGTTGCCGTTGCGCAATACGGTGATTTTTCCTCAACAGATTCTTCCGCTGTCCATCGGCCGTGAAAAGTCGGTGCGGCTGATCGAAGATGCCATGCGCTCCAACCGGCTGCTGCTGGTTGTCGCGCAGCGCGACGGCCGTGTCGATGATCCGACAATAGAAGACTTGTTTGCGTGGGGAACCATTTCATTGATCATGAAGATTTTTAAGATGCCGGACGGCACGCACAGCGCGATGGTGCAGGGTATCGCCCGCGGCCGCATTCTGGATTACGTGCAGACCGAGCCTTATCTCAAAGTGGCGGTGCAACCGTATCTGGCGGAAACTGCGGAGGGCATGGACGTCGATGCGATGGTGATGAATTTGCGCGGGCAGTTTCAGCGTGCGGTCGAGCTGGCGCCGTATCTGACGCCCGAGCATGCGATGCTGGTGATGAACACCGACAGTCCAGGGCGATTGGCGGATGTGATTGCGTGGAATCTCAATTTGCAAATGAATGACAAGCAGGAGATTCTCGAGCTCACCGATGTGCATCAACGGCTGGAAAAAATCACATTGCTCCTGAGCAAGGAATTGCAGATTCTCGAGTTAGGCAGCAAGATTCAGAGCGAAGTGCAGGGGGAGATTTCCAAAAATCAGCGCGAATATTATTTGCGCGAGCAGCTGAAAGCGATCAAGCGCGAGTTGGGGGAGGAAGAGGACGAACGCAGCGAGATCAACGAATTGCGCAAGCGCTTGGAGGAAGCCAAGCTGCCGGAGGAAGCGCGCAAGGTGGCGGAAAAAGAACTGGAACGTTTGACGAAAATTCCGCCGGCGGCCGCCGAGTACACGGTTTCCCGCACCTATATCGATTGGCTGCTCGAATTGCCGTGGAGCAAGAGCACTGATGACAACCTCGACGTCAATATTGCGCGGCAAGTGCTCGACGAAGATCATTACGATTTGGAAAAAGTCAAGAAGCGCATTCTTGAATATCTTGCCGTGCGGCAATTGAAGGCGGACATGAAAGGCCCGATTTTGTGTTTCGTCGGTCCGCCCGGTGTCGGCAAAACTTCGCTCGGACGCTCGATTGCGCGGGCGCTGGGCCGAAAATTCGTGCGCATCTCTCTTGGCGGTGTTCACGACGAGGCGGAAGTGCGCGGGCATCGCCGCACGTACATCGGCGCGCTGCCGGGCCGCATCATTCAAGGCTTGAAAAAGGCCGGGTCGAACAATCCGATTTTCATGCTCGACGAGATCGACAAGGTCGGCGCTGATTATCGCGGCGATCCCTCCTCAGCTTTGTTGGAAGTGCTCGATCCCGAGCAAAATTTTTCGTTCAGCGATCACTACCTCGAAGTGCCGTTCGATCTTTCCAAAGTGATGTTCATCGCCACAGCGAATTTGGAAGATCCGATTCATCCGGCGCTGAAAGACCGCATGGAGGTCATTGAGCTGCCGGGTTATACCGCCGAAGACAAGATTCGCATCGCCGAAAAATTTTTGGTGCCGAAACAATTGGAAGCGCACGGCATCAAACCGGGGCAGCTTGTATTTGAAAAAGAAGCTCTCGAGCACATTATTTCTTCGTATACGCGCGAAGCCGGCGTGCGCAATCTCGAGCGTGAAATCGCCAATGTTTGCCGCGGCGTTGCCAAAGAAATCGTTGAAGCGAAGAGTAATGGCACGACCGAGTTTGCCGAGCGCAGCATCACAAAAGACGATATCCATAAATACCTCGGCGTCGTCAAATATTTTTCCGATGTCAAGGAGCGCACGCGCCGCACCGGCGTGGCGACCGGTCTGGCGTGGACGGCGGTCGGCGGTGATATCCTTTTTGTCGAAGCGACCAAGATGCGCGGCAAGGGAAATTTATCGCTCACCGGTTCGCTCGGAGACGTCATGAAGGAATCTGCCCATGCAGCGCTTTCTTATATTCGCAGCAAAGCGAAGCAATACGATATTGATGAAGATGTTTTCGATAAAATCGATCTCCACGTTCACGTTCCGGCCGGCGCCATTCCAAAGGACGGGCCGAGCGCCGGCGTGACGATGTTCACGGCGCTGATGTCACTGCTCACTGATCGTGCGGTGGCCAACGATGTCGCCATGACCGGAGAGATCACCTTGCGCGGGCTTGTCCTGCCGATTGGTGGCGTCAAGGAAAAAGTGTTGGCCGCAAAACGCGCCGGCATCAACAAAGTCATCCTGCCGGAGAAAAACCAAAAAGACCTCGAAGAAATTCCCCAGCACGTGCGCGATTCCATGCAGTTCTTTTTCGTGAAAGAGATGGATGACGTGATCAAGCTGGCGTTGAGCCGGAAACCTAAAAAGCCATTGACAGACGCCGCCCTCGAGCCGCCGCCACCGCCGCCACCGCCGCAACCGGCGATGGCGTAA
- a CDS encoding GAF domain-containing protein: MLGFLGRKELQQFLRNTKSADEAYRACVKILKRDFPKYDWVGIYLVEGDELVVHNYIGAPTPHTRIPIGQGICGAAVAERATIIVPDVNADPRYLACSLETKSEIVVPIQGRRLYGEIDIDSHTPAAFYPPDRDLLEGMAKDLADFLDAVNF, translated from the coding sequence GTGCTCGGCTTTTTGGGGCGCAAAGAATTGCAGCAATTTCTCCGGAACACCAAAAGCGCTGACGAAGCTTATCGCGCTTGCGTGAAAATTCTCAAACGCGACTTTCCAAAATATGATTGGGTGGGAATTTATCTGGTGGAAGGCGACGAGTTGGTCGTGCACAATTACATCGGTGCGCCGACGCCGCACACGCGCATTCCGATTGGGCAGGGCATTTGCGGCGCGGCGGTGGCGGAACGGGCGACCATCATCGTGCCGGATGTCAACGCCGATCCGCGCTATCTGGCGTGCAGCCTCGAAACCAAATCCGAAATCGTCGTGCCGATTCAGGGACGGCGCCTCTACGGTGAAATCGATATCGATAGTCACACGCCGGCGGCGTTTTATCCACCCGATCGTGATTTGCTCGAAGGGATGGCAAAAGATTTGGCGGATTTTTTAGATGCCGTAAATTTTTAA
- a CDS encoding shikimate kinase: protein MTGTANKIFLLGFMGCGKSTIGRLLAAQLKWNFIDLDEQIVAQQQMSIEQIFAMHGEPYFRQVELALLEQMRGFDNVVIALGGGTAAQEAAWTILKQDMTIYLRCHPDELFRRLKDDPHRPMLGHMPATERLQVIKNLLALREPFYSRADFTVDSFAEHPPAETAAIVAHLIRDHLLNTNEIENLKSSI, encoded by the coding sequence TTGACAGGAACAGCAAATAAAATTTTTCTCCTCGGCTTCATGGGCTGCGGCAAAAGCACGATTGGCCGGTTGCTGGCGGCGCAGCTCAAGTGGAATTTTATCGATCTCGATGAGCAAATCGTCGCGCAACAACAAATGTCCATCGAGCAGATTTTCGCCATGCACGGCGAGCCATATTTTCGCCAGGTGGAATTAGCTTTGCTCGAACAAATGCGCGGCTTCGACAATGTCGTCATTGCGCTCGGTGGCGGAACTGCGGCGCAGGAAGCCGCTTGGACGATTCTGAAACAAGACATGACCATTTATCTGCGTTGCCATCCCGACGAGCTGTTTCGTCGCTTGAAAGATGATCCGCACCGGCCGATGCTGGGGCACATGCCGGCAACTGAGCGCTTGCAGGTCATTAAAAATTTGCTCGCTTTGCGCGAGCCATTTTACAGCCGCGCCGATTTTACGGTTGACAGCTTTGCCGAGCATCCGCCGGCTGAAACCGCCGCCATTGTGGCGCATCTGATTCGTGATCATCTTCTCAACACCAATGAAATTGAAAATTTGAAATCTTCAATTTAA